A single region of the Pseudomonas sp. PDM14 genome encodes:
- a CDS encoding SDR family NAD(P)-dependent oxidoreductase has protein sequence MTSSSTLGTALITGASSGIGATYAERLARRGYDLLLVARDQQRLEQLAAQLRDAHGVQVDILKADLTQRADLRAVEQRLASDASISLLVNNAGVAQNGALSDADPDAVDALIQLNVVALTHLSSVAAAAFGKAGRGAIINLASVVALIPEMFNAVYSASKAYVLSLTQTLNHEVAGKGVRVQAVLPGITRTEIWERSGIDAAHLDPRMIMEAGEMVDAALAGFDQGELVTIPSLPEAADWAAVVEARTKLGPNMSRNEAAARYKVAG, from the coding sequence ATGACCTCGTCCAGCACCCTCGGCACAGCCCTCATCACCGGCGCCTCTTCCGGCATCGGCGCCACCTATGCCGAACGCCTCGCCCGCCGCGGTTACGACCTGCTGCTGGTGGCCCGCGACCAGCAGCGCCTGGAACAACTGGCCGCGCAACTGCGCGACGCCCACGGCGTGCAGGTGGACATCCTCAAGGCCGACCTGACCCAGCGCGCCGACCTGCGCGCCGTGGAACAGCGCCTGGCCAGCGACGCGTCGATCAGCCTGCTGGTGAACAACGCCGGCGTGGCGCAGAACGGCGCGCTGAGCGACGCCGACCCGGATGCGGTCGATGCGCTGATCCAGCTCAACGTGGTCGCCCTCACCCACCTGTCATCGGTGGCCGCTGCGGCGTTCGGCAAGGCCGGGCGCGGCGCGATCATCAACCTGGCCTCGGTGGTGGCGCTGATTCCGGAAATGTTCAACGCCGTCTACAGCGCCTCGAAAGCCTACGTGCTGAGCCTGACGCAGACCCTCAACCACGAAGTAGCCGGCAAAGGCGTACGCGTGCAAGCCGTGCTGCCAGGCATCACCCGCACGGAAATCTGGGAGCGCTCGGGCATCGATGCCGCCCACCTGGACCCGCGCATGATCATGGAAGCGGGCGAGATGGTCGACGCCGCGCTGGCCGGTTTCGACCAGGGCGAACTGGTGACCATCCCCTCGCTGCCCGAGGCTGCCGACTGGGCCGCCGTGGTCGAGGCGCGCACCAAACTCGGCCCGAACATGTCACGCAACGAAGCCGCCGCGCGCTACAAGGTCGCGGGCTGA